The following proteins are encoded in a genomic region of Neosynechococcus sphagnicola sy1:
- a CDS encoding glutathione S-transferase family protein: protein MVKSTFLFFTQHKFTQVKLYGGARSRASIVQWYLEELAVPYEFVLLDMQAGAHLQPEFLAINPFGKVPAIVDEDLQLWESGAILLYLAQKYGQLTPLPLAIAAQWILFANATLVSGIFVESNRERELPRLMSPLNHLLEQHPFLLEDGFSVADVAVGSVLAYIPIMLKLDLSEYPAIVSYIERLSERPAFQRSIGGRS, encoded by the coding sequence GTGGTTAAGTCCACGTTCTTATTCTTTACCCAACACAAATTTACTCAAGTGAAACTATACGGCGGTGCCCGGAGTCGGGCGTCCATTGTCCAGTGGTACTTAGAGGAACTCGCTGTTCCCTATGAGTTTGTCCTGTTAGATATGCAGGCAGGTGCCCATCTTCAACCCGAGTTCCTAGCAATTAATCCCTTTGGGAAGGTGCCAGCGATTGTGGATGAGGACTTGCAACTCTGGGAGTCTGGGGCAATTCTGCTCTATCTGGCTCAGAAGTACGGTCAGCTAACTCCTCTACCTCTGGCGATTGCGGCTCAGTGGATTCTATTTGCCAATGCAACCCTAGTGTCCGGCATTTTTGTAGAATCGAACCGGGAGCGAGAACTACCCCGGTTAATGTCTCCCTTGAATCACCTGTTGGAGCAGCACCCGTTTCTCCTAGAGGATGGGTTTAGTGTGGCAGATGTTGCTGTCGGTTCTGTTTTAGCCTACATTCCGATCATGCTGAAGCTGGATTTGAGTGAGTATCCCGCCATTGTTAGCTATATAGAACGTCTGTCTGAACGTCCAGCCTTTCAGAGATCGATTGGTGGACGATCTTAG
- a CDS encoding YebC/PmpR family DNA-binding transcriptional regulator, with translation MAGHSKWANIKRQKARVDAVKGQTFTKISRAIIVAARNGVADLDGNFQLRSAVEKAKAAGIPNENIERAIAKGVGKFSDGNALEAIRYEGYGPGGVAILVEALTDNRNRTAADLRVALTKNGGNLGETGCVGWLFQQRGVILLACAQVSRRSPQGAMLASLLEEDVLLELCLEIGADAYEWTEFEDAAAVELITAPEQLEPLTQHLKALGYGVAQAELRWIPQNTVVVDNPDQARALWKLMDALENLDDVQSVAANFELTEAILALA, from the coding sequence ATGGCAGGACATAGTAAATGGGCCAATATTAAACGCCAGAAGGCTAGAGTTGATGCAGTGAAAGGTCAAACCTTTACCAAGATTTCTCGTGCCATTATTGTGGCCGCCCGCAATGGGGTGGCTGACCTGGATGGCAATTTTCAACTCCGGTCAGCTGTGGAAAAGGCCAAGGCCGCAGGCATTCCCAACGAAAATATTGAACGGGCGATCGCCAAAGGAGTGGGTAAGTTCTCGGATGGCAATGCCTTGGAAGCGATCCGTTATGAAGGCTATGGCCCTGGAGGCGTGGCAATTCTGGTGGAAGCGCTTACCGATAATCGCAATCGTACCGCAGCTGATCTCAGGGTTGCCTTGACCAAAAACGGTGGGAATTTAGGGGAAACGGGCTGTGTTGGTTGGTTATTTCAGCAGCGAGGGGTGATATTGTTAGCCTGTGCTCAGGTATCGAGGAGATCGCCCCAAGGGGCTATGCTAGCTTCGCTGCTGGAAGAGGATGTCTTACTGGAACTCTGTCTTGAGATTGGGGCGGATGCCTATGAGTGGACAGAATTTGAAGATGCTGCTGCCGTGGAACTGATTACTGCTCCTGAGCAATTGGAACCATTGACTCAGCATCTCAAAGCTCTAGGCTATGGGGTTGCCCAAGCTGAACTTCGCTGGATTCCCCAGAATACAGTGGTGGTGGATAACCCTGACCAAGCCCGGGCCTTATGGAAGTTAATGGATGCTCTGGAAAACTTAGACGATGTCCAGAGTGTTGCTGCTAACTTCGAGCTTACTGAGGCAATTTTAGCCTTGGCTTAG
- a CDS encoding BLUF domain-containing protein — protein MSLHRMVYFSSAAPGLSYPDLMDIMEKSQTNNAHAGITGLLCSGNGMFLQALEGDRSLVSQTYARILKDPRHFNAEIVEFVAVDARCFTEWSMRLVQLDGFDSESIQETRLRYSSSPIFSPTCMNAKQSLSLLLELYNLGAKKGLNCQLRWHAVSSSSLELSENANLRF, from the coding sequence ATGAGTCTACACCGCATGGTTTACTTTAGTTCCGCTGCGCCCGGTTTAAGCTATCCAGACCTGATGGACATTATGGAAAAATCCCAGACGAACAATGCCCATGCTGGGATTACCGGGTTATTGTGCTCTGGCAATGGCATGTTCTTGCAAGCGTTGGAGGGCGATCGCTCCCTGGTCAGTCAAACCTATGCCCGCATTCTCAAAGACCCTCGTCATTTTAATGCTGAGATCGTAGAGTTTGTGGCAGTGGATGCTCGTTGTTTTACAGAATGGTCGATGCGGTTGGTGCAACTTGATGGCTTTGACTCCGAGTCCATCCAAGAAACTCGTCTCAGATACTCCAGCTCCCCAATCTTTTCACCGACCTGTATGAATGCCAAACAGTCCCTGAGCCTGTTGCTCGAGCTCTATAATCTAGGTGCAAAAAAAGGCCTAAATTGCCAACTCCGCTGGCATGCCGTCAGCTCAAGCAGCCTGGAACTCTCCGAGAATGCGAACCTCCGGTTCTAG
- the mreC gene encoding rod shape-determining protein MreC, with protein sequence MLTIRRWWSQYKYQALLMGMALGVAWFFRYTQGTAYFEVYRWLAQPFTVHPTQEAQITDARILELQARLAELESQNQQFQALLGYVASQPHKGMVAPIIGRSADHWWQQMTIGRGHLDQIQIGYIVAGPGGLAGRVIHVTDHTSRVLLISDHTSRVGAVVSRSRATGFIRGQGSSRAIMEFFDKDPDVRRGDLVSTSAFSQLFPPGVAIGRVESINLSKSPAPEAVIELAVPLSSLEAVLIYPHQPLSREGSAGQDSEVH encoded by the coding sequence ATGCTTACAATACGTCGCTGGTGGAGTCAGTATAAGTATCAGGCTTTACTGATGGGTATGGCTCTGGGAGTTGCCTGGTTTTTTCGTTATACCCAGGGCACGGCCTACTTTGAAGTCTATCGCTGGCTGGCTCAGCCGTTTACGGTGCACCCCACCCAGGAAGCGCAAATTACCGATGCCCGGATTCTGGAACTACAAGCACGACTGGCGGAGCTGGAAAGTCAAAATCAACAATTTCAAGCCCTGTTGGGTTATGTCGCATCCCAGCCCCATAAGGGTATGGTTGCCCCGATTATTGGCCGTAGTGCCGATCATTGGTGGCAGCAGATGACGATCGGGCGAGGTCATCTGGATCAGATCCAAATCGGTTATATCGTCGCTGGCCCTGGGGGGCTGGCCGGTCGTGTCATCCATGTCACCGATCACACCAGTCGGGTACTGCTGATTAGTGATCACACCAGTCGGGTTGGGGCTGTGGTCAGTCGTTCTCGTGCCACTGGGTTTATCCGTGGTCAGGGTAGCAGTCGTGCCATTATGGAGTTCTTTGATAAAGATCCGGATGTTCGTCGGGGTGATTTGGTTTCCACCTCAGCCTTCAGTCAGCTATTTCCGCCGGGGGTCGCCATTGGTCGGGTGGAATCGATCAATCTCAGCAAAAGTCCCGCTCCTGAGGCGGTGATTGAGTTGGCGGTGCCCCTGAGTTCCCTGGAGGCCGTGTTAATTTACCCCCACCAGCCGCTCTCCCGAGAAGGGTCAGCGGGCCAAGATTCTGAGGTGCATTAG
- a CDS encoding rod shape-determining protein: MGLFNRFSRDMGIDLGTANTLVYVSGRGIVLQEPSVVAMDQDRRIPLAVGEDAKKMLGRTPGNVVALRPLRDGVIADFDTAELMLKHFIRRVNEGKTLIQPRIVIGIPSGVTGVERRAVMEAASQAGARDVYLIDEPVAAAIGAGLPVAEPTGNMIIDIGGGTTEVAVLSLQGTVISESVRVAGDEISESITQYMKKVHNLVVGERTAEEIKIQIGSAYPTQEIDEATMEVRGLHLLSGLPRTVTIKGPEIRESMAEPLSVIVEAVKRTLERTPPELAADIIDRGIMLAGGGALLKGIDTLISHETGIVTHIAADPLSCVVLGTGRVLENFKQLERVFSGRFRNM; encoded by the coding sequence GTGGGTCTTTTTAATCGCTTTTCTCGGGATATGGGTATCGATCTAGGTACCGCCAATACCCTTGTATATGTTTCAGGGAGAGGCATTGTACTGCAAGAACCCTCTGTGGTTGCTATGGATCAAGACCGGCGCATTCCTCTGGCAGTGGGTGAAGATGCCAAGAAAATGCTAGGACGGACACCGGGAAACGTCGTAGCCCTCCGCCCTTTGCGGGATGGCGTAATTGCTGACTTTGATACCGCTGAATTGATGCTCAAACACTTCATCCGCCGGGTGAACGAGGGCAAAACACTGATTCAACCGCGGATTGTGATTGGTATCCCCAGCGGTGTGACGGGGGTAGAGCGTCGCGCCGTGATGGAAGCAGCATCCCAGGCGGGTGCCCGGGATGTCTATCTGATTGATGAACCTGTGGCCGCTGCCATTGGTGCTGGACTGCCGGTGGCAGAACCCACGGGTAACATGATTATCGATATTGGCGGCGGTACCACTGAAGTTGCTGTTCTTAGTTTGCAGGGAACGGTGATCAGTGAGTCCGTGCGCGTCGCTGGAGACGAAATCAGTGAGTCCATCACCCAGTACATGAAGAAAGTACATAACCTGGTCGTTGGGGAACGCACTGCTGAGGAAATTAAGATTCAAATTGGTTCCGCTTACCCAACCCAGGAAATTGACGAGGCTACGATGGAAGTGAGGGGTCTTCATCTGTTGTCGGGGCTTCCCCGCACGGTGACCATTAAGGGGCCGGAAATTCGCGAAAGCATGGCAGAACCTCTTTCGGTGATTGTAGAAGCAGTGAAGCGAACCCTGGAACGCACCCCCCCCGAATTGGCGGCGGATATTATTGACCGTGGGATTATGCTCGCAGGAGGTGGGGCACTCCTCAAAGGCATCGATACCTTGATCAGCCATGAAACGGGGATTGTGACTCACATCGCCGCCGATCCGCTCAGCTGTGTGGTGCTTGGCACGGGGCGGGTGCTGGAGAACTTCAAACAACTGGAGCGTGTCTTCAGTGGTCGTTTTCGCAATATGTAG
- a CDS encoding YbaB/EbfC family nucleoid-associated protein, with protein sequence MSKGQGFGFGLGKMKELTDAIKKAQQVQEGAKKLQEELEQMEIEGEAGGGLVKVILSGNQEPLRVEIAPQLLTEGAEVLSDLVGAAMKDAYRKSTDTMRVRMEELTSGLGLPGM encoded by the coding sequence ATGTCAAAAGGACAAGGATTTGGCTTCGGTCTGGGGAAGATGAAAGAGTTGACCGATGCCATTAAAAAGGCTCAACAGGTGCAGGAAGGTGCCAAAAAGCTCCAGGAAGAACTGGAACAGATGGAAATTGAAGGAGAAGCGGGGGGTGGCCTGGTCAAGGTAATTCTCAGTGGGAACCAAGAACCTCTGCGGGTTGAGATTGCCCCCCAACTGCTGACAGAAGGCGCAGAAGTGCTCTCTGATTTAGTGGGCGCTGCCATGAAGGATGCCTATCGGAAATCCACCGACACGATGCGAGTCCGCATGGAGGAACTCACCAGTGGCTTGGGACTCCCTGGTATGTAG
- the mreD gene encoding rod shape-determining protein MreD yields MVYLSPWLPSGRVCLDWAITIGSVILCLLLLPVRLPGMELAGIAPHWLLIWVVAWSVKRTALQGIVAGLVLGLLQDGLTAPHPTHALSLAMVGFLTARLQKQRYTQEDFISVALIVFGMSVLAETVTAIQFSWQQSRFSLPQAYQILSEIWNRHQQVALSSAIISSLWAPVVYYPLNRWWLWMVAQTSA; encoded by the coding sequence GTGGTTTATCTTTCTCCCTGGCTCCCCTCCGGACGTGTCTGTCTAGACTGGGCGATCACCATTGGCTCGGTGATCTTGTGTTTGTTACTGCTCCCTGTGCGGCTCCCAGGCATGGAACTGGCTGGTATTGCGCCCCATTGGCTACTGATCTGGGTGGTTGCTTGGAGCGTCAAACGCACTGCACTCCAGGGAATTGTCGCTGGGCTAGTCTTGGGGTTGTTGCAGGATGGCCTGACTGCACCCCACCCGACCCACGCCCTCAGTTTGGCGATGGTTGGTTTCCTCACTGCTCGGTTGCAGAAACAGCGTTACACTCAGGAAGACTTTATTTCGGTGGCCTTGATTGTCTTTGGCATGTCTGTGCTGGCAGAGACGGTAACAGCTATCCAGTTTAGTTGGCAGCAAAGTCGTTTTTCCCTTCCCCAGGCGTACCAGATTCTCTCAGAAATCTGGAATCGTCATCAGCAGGTCGCCCTCTCTTCTGCCATTATCAGTAGTCTCTGGGCACCGGTTGTCTACTACCCTCTCAATCGCTGGTGGCTGTGGATGGTAGCCCAGACCTCCGCCTGA
- a CDS encoding low molecular weight protein-tyrosine-phosphatase: protein MNAPRPYKLLFVCLGNICRSPAAENIMNHLVQEAGLGEQIQCDSAGTSGYHVGSPPDRRMVATAQHRNLVIQGQARRFRPQDFEQFDLILAMDRDNYQNILALDPQGRYLERVRMLCDFCTHSPQQEVPDPYYGGPEGFNRVIDLLLDACTGLLQHLVHHRYVIKT from the coding sequence ATGAACGCACCGAGACCTTACAAGTTATTGTTTGTCTGTCTGGGGAATATCTGTCGTTCTCCTGCGGCGGAAAATATCATGAATCACTTGGTTCAAGAGGCAGGTCTAGGGGAGCAAATCCAGTGTGACTCCGCCGGAACCTCGGGCTACCATGTGGGCAGTCCCCCCGATCGGCGGATGGTGGCCACTGCTCAGCACCGCAACCTCGTCATTCAGGGGCAGGCGCGTCGATTTCGCCCCCAAGATTTTGAACAGTTTGACCTCATCCTAGCCATGGATCGGGACAACTACCAGAATATTCTCGCCCTCGATCCCCAGGGGCGATACCTGGAACGGGTACGCATGCTCTGTGATTTTTGTACCCACAGCCCCCAGCAGGAAGTACCCGATCCCTACTATGGAGGACCTGAAGGCTTCAACCGGGTGATCGACCTATTGCTGGATGCCTGCACCGGGCTTCTTCAGCATTTAGTCCACCATCGCTACGTGATCAAAACTTAA
- the acs gene encoding acetate--CoA ligase yields MWFFGGFSAEALRDRMIDAQAKLVVTADGGWRKDAIVPLKAQVDKALADGAVPSVENVLVVRRTEQKIQMQPGRDHWWHDLQAGVSADCPAEPMDSEDLLFILYTSGSTGKPKGVVHTTAGYNLYTHITTQWIFDLQDTDVYWCTADVGWITGHSYIVYGPLSNGATTLMYEGAPRASNPGCTWDVIEKHGVNVFYTAPTAIRAFIKMGEHYPNARNLSSLRLLGTVGEPINPEAWMWYYRVIGGSRCPIVDTWWQTETGGIMVTPLPGAIATKPGSATRPFPGILADVVDLDGEPVADNDGGYLVVRYPWPGMMRTIYGDPERFRHTYWEHIPPRNGHYLYFAGDGARRDPDGYFWIMGRVDDVINVAGHRLGTMEIESALVSHPAVAEAAVVGKPDDLKGQEVVAFVTLEGSHNPSDELNQALKQHVVSEIGAIARPGEIRFTDALPKTRSGKIMRRLLRSLAAGQEILGDTSTLEDRGVLDKLREDA; encoded by the coding sequence GTGTGGTTTTTTGGTGGGTTTAGTGCCGAAGCCCTGCGCGATCGCATGATTGATGCCCAAGCGAAATTGGTGGTGACGGCAGACGGCGGTTGGCGCAAGGATGCCATTGTTCCCCTCAAGGCTCAGGTGGATAAAGCCCTAGCGGACGGAGCGGTTCCCAGTGTGGAAAATGTCTTGGTGGTGCGCCGCACTGAACAAAAGATTCAGATGCAGCCGGGTCGCGACCACTGGTGGCATGATTTGCAGGCGGGGGTCAGTGCCGATTGTCCGGCGGAACCCATGGATAGTGAAGACTTACTCTTTATCCTCTATACATCCGGTAGTACGGGGAAGCCCAAAGGAGTTGTCCACACTACTGCGGGGTATAACCTCTATACCCACATCACCACCCAATGGATCTTCGATCTCCAGGATACCGATGTCTATTGGTGCACTGCGGATGTTGGTTGGATTACCGGCCATAGCTACATTGTCTATGGCCCGCTATCCAATGGTGCAACTACCCTGATGTACGAAGGGGCACCCCGTGCTTCTAATCCCGGCTGTACCTGGGATGTGATTGAAAAGCATGGTGTCAATGTCTTTTACACCGCTCCCACGGCAATTCGGGCATTCATCAAAATGGGGGAACATTACCCCAATGCTCGTAACCTATCCTCCTTGCGACTCTTAGGAACCGTAGGGGAACCGATTAATCCTGAAGCTTGGATGTGGTATTACCGAGTCATTGGCGGCAGTCGCTGTCCGATTGTCGATACCTGGTGGCAGACAGAAACTGGCGGCATTATGGTCACCCCCCTCCCCGGTGCCATTGCTACCAAGCCAGGTTCTGCCACTCGGCCCTTCCCCGGTATCCTCGCCGATGTGGTGGATCTGGATGGGGAACCTGTGGCTGACAATGATGGGGGCTATCTGGTGGTGCGCTACCCTTGGCCAGGGATGATGCGAACCATTTATGGCGATCCAGAACGCTTCCGTCACACCTACTGGGAACATATCCCGCCCCGGAATGGACACTATCTCTACTTTGCCGGAGATGGAGCTCGCCGCGACCCAGACGGCTATTTTTGGATCATGGGTCGGGTGGACGATGTGATCAATGTGGCTGGACATCGCTTGGGCACCATGGAAATTGAGTCCGCCCTAGTTTCCCATCCCGCCGTAGCGGAAGCCGCTGTCGTGGGCAAGCCCGATGACCTCAAGGGTCAAGAGGTCGTTGCCTTTGTCACCTTAGAAGGCAGCCACAACCCCAGCGATGAACTGAATCAGGCACTGAAGCAGCATGTTGTCAGCGAAATTGGTGCGATCGCCCGCCCAGGTGAAATTCGGTTTACCGATGCCCTGCCTAAAACCCGTTCTGGTAAGATTATGCGGCGTTTGTTGCGATCCTTAGCAGCCGGACAGGAGATCTTGGGAGACACCTCCACCCTGGAGGATCGGGGCGTTTTGGACAAGTTGCGTGAAGACGCATAG
- the hemA gene encoding glutamyl-tRNA reductase codes for MNIVVVGLSHKTAPVEIREKLSIPETQTESASAQLQSYPHIEEVAIVSTCNRLEIYLVTSETEQGVREVTQFLSEHSKIPMAALRQHLFILLHQDAIMHLMRVASGLDSLVLGEGQILAQVKQTHKLGQQFNSIGRILNQLFKQALTAGKRVRTDTSIGTGAVSISSAAVELAHIKTQNLVDCRVAIVGAGKMSRLLVQHLLAKGASRIVILNRSLERAQELADQFQGTLTARNGTGGSGFWNPGSHLDGDDDNYCQFGRGVYQYRRYRALAQPCQVRSDLGCLPSADAV; via the coding sequence ATGAATATTGTCGTTGTTGGGCTGAGTCATAAAACAGCCCCTGTGGAAATTCGAGAAAAACTTAGTATTCCAGAAACTCAAACAGAGTCTGCTTCTGCACAACTTCAAAGCTATCCCCATATCGAAGAAGTTGCGATCGTCAGCACCTGTAATCGCCTTGAGATTTACCTGGTGACCAGTGAAACCGAGCAGGGTGTCCGGGAAGTCACTCAGTTTTTATCTGAGCACAGCAAAATTCCCATGGCGGCGTTGCGGCAGCACTTGTTTATCCTGCTCCATCAGGATGCCATCATGCACTTGATGCGGGTGGCATCAGGCTTAGACAGCCTGGTGCTGGGGGAAGGGCAAATTCTTGCCCAGGTGAAGCAAACCCATAAACTAGGGCAGCAATTTAACAGCATCGGTCGGATTTTAAATCAACTTTTTAAGCAAGCCCTTACCGCTGGAAAGCGCGTCCGCACTGACACCAGCATCGGTACGGGAGCAGTTTCCATTAGTTCAGCAGCGGTCGAATTAGCCCACATCAAAACCCAAAATTTAGTAGACTGCCGGGTAGCAATTGTGGGGGCGGGTAAAATGTCCCGACTGCTGGTTCAGCACCTCCTGGCAAAAGGTGCCTCTCGAATTGTGATCCTGAATCGTTCCTTGGAACGGGCACAGGAATTAGCCGATCAATTTCAAGGTACCTTGACCGCTCGTAATGGTACGGGGGGATCAGGTTTCTGGAATCCGGGTTCACACCTTGACGGAGATGATGACAATTATTGCCAATTCGGACGTGGTGTTTACCAGTACCGCCGCTACCGAGCCCTTGCTCAACCGTGCCAAGTTAGAAGCGACCTTGGATGCCTGCCAAGCGCTGATGCTGTTTGA